The candidate division KSB1 bacterium genome window below encodes:
- the tpx gene encoding thiol peroxidase — MVLERNGVTEMHGKPLTLIGPEIKVGDKAPDFRLLTNDLKTVSLSNYEDKIKLISVIPSLDTSVCNAQTRRLNEEMNNLSKDVVVLTVSVDLPFAQNRWCGAANVNNIVTLSDHKDTNFGVSYGVLIKDDRILTRAVFVLDKENVVRHVEYVSENVNHPDYEALLDAVKKI; from the coding sequence ATGGTTTTAGAAAGAAATGGTGTCACAGAGATGCATGGTAAACCGCTGACCCTTATCGGGCCTGAAATTAAGGTTGGAGATAAAGCCCCGGATTTTCGACTGTTAACGAACGATTTAAAAACAGTAAGCTTGTCCAATTATGAAGACAAAATAAAATTGATTAGCGTTATTCCTTCTTTGGATACTTCCGTTTGTAATGCTCAAACCCGCAGGCTGAATGAGGAAATGAATAACCTAAGTAAAGATGTGGTCGTTCTAACTGTTAGTGTCGACTTACCTTTTGCACAAAACCGCTGGTGTGGGGCAGCCAATGTTAACAATATTGTCACCTTATCGGATCATAAGGATACAAATTTCGGCGTATCCTATGGGGTACTTATTAAGGATGACCGGATTTTAACCAGGGCTGTTTTCGTATTGGATAAAGAGAATGTTGTGCGGCATGTGGAGTATGTTAGCGAGAATGTTAACCATCCGGATTATGAGGCTTTGTTGGATGCAGTGAAGAAAATATAA
- a CDS encoding outer membrane protein transport protein, whose translation MRSIIRKAVFMSIGVLFAFEISVAQTNIPLLGFTQGVGARAIGMGGAFVAIADDYSATFWNPAGLGQIRRMELTGSYNALSYENNTSYYNSSVSDKTNFSNLNSIGFVFPVPTYRGSMVFAFGYNRIANYNSNFIIKGFNTSVDDSVLQSASQLDRGGLRQWVAAGSVQLSKHLYLGGSFNIYAGDYDYAWDLNETDDLDLYEEDTWIFQDDINTSISGVGMTFALLYNVNNRVKFGATIESPVTFKGKEDWSTFERVDYDDNTFYDSTSVGEYEYKIRQPLKVNFGVSLALPLLTVSGGLSFSDWSQLEYTDPTDLEVDNRDFAKNLQSTTQYRAGAELILPGTNTRVRAGYLLDPTPYKINAPYTDKEFYTAGIGFLIDRQFTLDIGAIFGKWETFEPGTLREEIKTVNYTVSASFRF comes from the coding sequence ATGCGTTCAATAATTAGAAAAGCCGTCTTTATGAGTATTGGGGTATTGTTCGCCTTTGAAATATCAGTGGCGCAAACCAATATCCCATTATTGGGATTTACCCAAGGCGTAGGAGCCCGTGCAATAGGGATGGGCGGCGCTTTCGTGGCAATCGCCGATGATTATTCAGCTACATTTTGGAATCCGGCCGGTTTGGGACAAATTCGAAGAATGGAACTTACAGGCTCATACAATGCCTTGTCTTATGAAAACAACACAAGTTATTATAATTCCTCGGTTTCTGATAAAACTAATTTCAGCAACCTCAATTCCATAGGTTTTGTGTTTCCTGTCCCTACTTATCGTGGCAGCATGGTTTTCGCATTTGGATATAATCGTATTGCGAATTACAACAGTAATTTTATTATTAAAGGTTTTAACACCAGTGTGGATGATTCTGTGTTACAATCTGCCAGCCAGTTAGACCGGGGTGGGCTGCGGCAATGGGTTGCTGCCGGTTCTGTACAATTGTCAAAGCACCTGTATCTTGGTGGATCATTTAATATTTATGCCGGCGACTATGATTATGCCTGGGATTTGAATGAAACAGACGACCTGGATTTGTATGAAGAAGATACCTGGATTTTCCAGGATGATATTAACACCAGTATATCCGGGGTTGGGATGACATTTGCTCTATTATACAATGTCAACAATCGAGTCAAATTTGGCGCTACTATTGAATCTCCCGTGACATTCAAAGGAAAAGAAGATTGGAGCACCTTCGAGCGGGTTGACTATGATGACAATACGTTTTACGATTCTACTTCAGTTGGAGAATATGAATATAAAATCAGGCAACCGCTAAAGGTTAACTTTGGCGTATCTTTAGCATTGCCCTTACTGACTGTTTCAGGAGGACTCTCTTTTTCGGATTGGTCTCAATTAGAATATACTGATCCAACAGATTTGGAAGTAGACAATCGAGATTTTGCAAAAAATCTTCAGTCGACGACACAATATCGGGCAGGAGCAGAACTTATTCTACCCGGTACCAACACCAGGGTACGCGCCGGTTATTTACTGGATCCCACGCCATATAAAATTAATGCTCCATATACGGATAAAGAATTCTATACCGCCGGGATAGGTTTTTTAATTGACCGGCAGTTCACACTGGATATTGGTGCAATTTTTGGTAAGTGGGAAACATTTGAACCCGGAACTTTACGTGAAGAAATAAAAACCGTTAATTATACAGTATCAGCTTCCTTCAGATTTTAG